A window of Tripterygium wilfordii isolate XIE 37 chromosome 7, ASM1340144v1, whole genome shotgun sequence contains these coding sequences:
- the LOC120001968 gene encoding LOW QUALITY PROTEIN: short-chain dehydrogenase reductase 2a-like (The sequence of the model RefSeq protein was modified relative to this genomic sequence to represent the inferred CDS: inserted 2 bases in 1 codon), which translates to MAAADQNQMPAESATLHGLLINLSHVYMIYTGRLEGKVAIITGGARGIGEATVRLFAKQGAFVVIADVEDGIGTLLANSLSPSATYIHCDVTIERDMENLINSTVSIYGRLDILINNAGILGNQTKHKKSILHFDAEEFDRIMRVNVRGSGLGMKHAAKVMVPRRSGCIISMASVAGLMGGLGPHAYTASKHAIVGLTXISPFGVATTMLINAWRSGEEEKDDDDDGVEKMEEFVRSIGNLKGATLKAKDIAEAALFLASDESKYVSGHNLVVDGGITTSNNCVGL; encoded by the exons ATGGCTGCAGCTGATCAGAATCAGATGCCTGCAGAGTCCGCAACCCTTCACGGG CTGCTAATCAATCTGTCGCACGTATACATGATTTATACGGGTAGGTTGGAGGGCAAAGTTGCAATAATAACAGGAGGAGCTAGAGGGATTGGAGAGGCAACGGTAAGGCTTTTCGCGAAGCAAGGAGCATTTGTAGTCATCGCAGACGTGGAAGACGGGATTGGGACTCTCTTGGCCAATTCTCTATCCCCTTCAGCCACTTATATACACTGTGATGTAACGATTGAACGAGACATGGAAAACCTAATCAACTCAACCGTCTCCATCTACGGTCGCCTCGACATTCTCATCAACAATGCTGGGATTCTCGGCAACCAGACAAAGCACAAAAAGAGCATCCTCCATTTCGATGCGGAGGAGTTTGACAGAATCATGAGAGTGAATGTGAGAGGGAGTGGGCTTGGCATGAAACATGCGGCCAAAGTGATGGTGCCTAGAAGAAGTGGGTGCATTATATCTATGGCTAGTGTTGCTGGGCTCATGGGTGGGCTTGGGCCTCATGCTTATACTGCCTCGAAGCATGCAATTGTTGGGCTCAC AATCTCTCCTTTTGGAGTTGCAACTACCATGCTTATCAATGCATGGAGGAGTGgcgaagaagaaaaagatgatgatgatgatggagtTGAGAAGATGGAGGAATTTGTGAGAAGTATAGGGAACTTGAAAGGTGCAACTTTGAAAGCTAAAGACATAGCCGAGGCTGCTCTTTTTCTTGCCAGTGACGAATCTAAGTATGTGAGTGGTCATAATCTTGTTGTAGATGGTGGGATTACTACCTCAAACAACTGTGTGGGATTGTAG
- the LOC120002683 gene encoding RNA-directed DNA methylation 4 isoform X2: MANASGEGSSAPLTAPENKPLFVRVKRKAAQSCVDAFWLEISERPLKRPLLDFDKLSISDSHGKGLKKRKVFVQHVETVNTSETILDIVNSFVPDSSDASNGKSKTTEDQRRVLRKDNKQDELLFKARQKQEVLAKNARFEQIWRSRKGNKQTLYNKTLYDMCHFYDVVRVDVEERSNVVRESKEMSVEDQKMLSSYLPILREFIPSAVAEIESDVCSYLSEEDEYVYDYYTVKDGMDVDDEGGSNPFPLVQVDDEDFYDIPYESEFDSEDSNAEDNPRNDYPDEISEEDVGSGASDSESEHDSESASSKSSEQEDIVPEVEAEYYDCEVDSDESYDDEFGRSDDDDYYGTYNDHDDVYGERD, encoded by the exons ATGGCGAACGCGAGCGGCGAGGGCTCTTCAGCTCCGCTCACTGCTCCAGAGAATAAGCCGCTTTTTGTTAGGGTTAAGCGCAAGGCCGCTCAGTCTTGCGTCGATGCTTTCT GGCTTGAAATCAGTGAGAGGCCATTGAAGCGGCCATTATTGGATTTTGATAAGCTGTCAATTTCTGATTCACATGGAAAAG GATTGAAAAAAAGGAAGGTCTTCGTGCAACATGTGGAGACTGTCAACACCTCTGAAACAATCCTTGACATTGTGAACTCTTTTGTG CCCGACTCATCTGATGCATCCAATGGTAAAAGTAAAACAACCGAGGATCAGAGACGTGTGCTTAGGAAGGATAAT AAACAAGATGAGCTTTTGTTTAAAGCCAGACAGAAACAAGAG GTATTGGCAAAAAATGCTCGCTTTGAACAAATATGGAGAAGTCGAAAGGGGAACAAACAAACGTTGTATAATAAAACTTTATATGACATGTGCCATTTTTACGATGTTGTTCGTGTTGATGTTGAGGAAAGATCCAATGTGGTGCGAGAGTCTAA AGAAATGTCTGTAGAGGATCAAAAGATGTTGAGCAGCTATCTACCCATACTTAGAGAATTTATTCCTAGTGCTGTTGCTGAAATTGAATCCGATgtttgttcttacttgtctgAAGAAG ATGAATATGTATATGACTACTATACTGTGAAGGATGGCATGGACGTAGATGATGAAGGTGGTTCAAACCCATTTCCTCT GGTACAAGTTGATGACGAGGATTTCTATGATATACCCTATGAATCGGAATTTGACAGTGAAGATTCAAATG CTGAAGATAATCCAAGAAACGACTATCCTGATGAAATCTCTGAAGAGGATGTGGGGAGTGGAGCTTCTGACAGTGAATCAGAACATGACAGTGAGAGTGCCAGTAGCAAATCTTCTGAACAGGAGGATATCGTACCTGAAGTCGAAGCAGAATATTACGATTGTGAAGTTGACAGCGATGAATCTTATGATGATGAATTTGGCAGATCTGATGATGACGATTATTATGGCACCTATAATGATCATGATGATGTGTATGGTGAGCGTGACTAA
- the LOC120002684 gene encoding protein LURP-one-related 7: MASTVAIHPAENSQIPVDLFVSRKHPDLTRGDLGFADSSGNIVFRVSLESRRRRSSSSSSCSAPKRVLLDAAGVPLISMYRHQNGSWQGYKGNGGCGGEDKEKDLIFRVERKVKTLTRIELKVFLVGGNSTCELRIKGCPFQRSCTIYTGDSIQSIVAQSNLMYKLHQVFVKRSEFRVTIFPGNDHALVAALILVFLDGHM; the protein is encoded by the exons ATGGCTTCTACGGTCGCGATACATCCGGCGGAGAATTCGCAAATCCCAGTGGATCTGTTCGTGTCCAGGAAACATCCCGACCTTACACGTGGTGATCTGGGGTTCGCTGATTCTTCTGGTAATATTGTTTTCAGGGTAAGCCTTGAATCTCGTCGTCGTAGATCATCGTCCTCGTCCTCGTGTTCGGCTCCTAAAAGAGTGTTGCTTGATGCGGCGGGAGTTCCTCTTATTTCCATGTACCGTCACCAG AATGGATCTTGGCAAGGGTATAAGGGAAATGGCGGCTGTGGTGGCGAAGACAAAGAAAAGGACTTGATATTTAGAGTGGAGAGGAAAGTGAAGACTCTTACCCGGATTGAATTGAAGGTATTCCTTGTTGGAGGAAACTCAACATGTGAGTTAAGGATAAAAGGTTGCCCTTTCCAAAGATCTTGCACCATCTATACAGGTGACTCCATTCAGTCCATTGTAGCCCAG AGCAATCTCATGTACAAGCTTCATCAAGTGTTTGTTAAGAGGAGTGAATTTCGAGTGACCATATTTCCTGGGAATGATCATGCTTTAGTTGCTGCTTTGATTCTAGTATTCTTGGATGGACATATGTAA
- the LOC120002683 gene encoding RNA-directed DNA methylation 4 isoform X1: MANASGEGSSAPLTAPENKPLFVRVKRKAAQSCVDAFWLEISERPLKRPLLDFDKLSISDSHGKEGLKKRKVFVQHVETVNTSETILDIVNSFVPDSSDASNGKSKTTEDQRRVLRKDNKQDELLFKARQKQEVLAKNARFEQIWRSRKGNKQTLYNKTLYDMCHFYDVVRVDVEERSNVVRESKEMSVEDQKMLSSYLPILREFIPSAVAEIESDVCSYLSEEDEYVYDYYTVKDGMDVDDEGGSNPFPLVQVDDEDFYDIPYESEFDSEDSNAEDNPRNDYPDEISEEDVGSGASDSESEHDSESASSKSSEQEDIVPEVEAEYYDCEVDSDESYDDEFGRSDDDDYYGTYNDHDDVYGERD, translated from the exons ATGGCGAACGCGAGCGGCGAGGGCTCTTCAGCTCCGCTCACTGCTCCAGAGAATAAGCCGCTTTTTGTTAGGGTTAAGCGCAAGGCCGCTCAGTCTTGCGTCGATGCTTTCT GGCTTGAAATCAGTGAGAGGCCATTGAAGCGGCCATTATTGGATTTTGATAAGCTGTCAATTTCTGATTCACATGGAAAAG AAGGATTGAAAAAAAGGAAGGTCTTCGTGCAACATGTGGAGACTGTCAACACCTCTGAAACAATCCTTGACATTGTGAACTCTTTTGTG CCCGACTCATCTGATGCATCCAATGGTAAAAGTAAAACAACCGAGGATCAGAGACGTGTGCTTAGGAAGGATAAT AAACAAGATGAGCTTTTGTTTAAAGCCAGACAGAAACAAGAG GTATTGGCAAAAAATGCTCGCTTTGAACAAATATGGAGAAGTCGAAAGGGGAACAAACAAACGTTGTATAATAAAACTTTATATGACATGTGCCATTTTTACGATGTTGTTCGTGTTGATGTTGAGGAAAGATCCAATGTGGTGCGAGAGTCTAA AGAAATGTCTGTAGAGGATCAAAAGATGTTGAGCAGCTATCTACCCATACTTAGAGAATTTATTCCTAGTGCTGTTGCTGAAATTGAATCCGATgtttgttcttacttgtctgAAGAAG ATGAATATGTATATGACTACTATACTGTGAAGGATGGCATGGACGTAGATGATGAAGGTGGTTCAAACCCATTTCCTCT GGTACAAGTTGATGACGAGGATTTCTATGATATACCCTATGAATCGGAATTTGACAGTGAAGATTCAAATG CTGAAGATAATCCAAGAAACGACTATCCTGATGAAATCTCTGAAGAGGATGTGGGGAGTGGAGCTTCTGACAGTGAATCAGAACATGACAGTGAGAGTGCCAGTAGCAAATCTTCTGAACAGGAGGATATCGTACCTGAAGTCGAAGCAGAATATTACGATTGTGAAGTTGACAGCGATGAATCTTATGATGATGAATTTGGCAGATCTGATGATGACGATTATTATGGCACCTATAATGATCATGATGATGTGTATGGTGAGCGTGACTAA